TAGGGATGATTCAGGACCTGGATTAGGTCAATGGGAGGATGACAGGGTAGGGATTTGATAAGATCAGCTCAAGGATTTACCTAAAACCCAGGGCAGATTCATCAGTGAACCAAGGATGACAATGTATCACTTCCAACAGAGACATATCCCCTGTTGCCTGCCATAAAACTTCTGGGTCCAGTTGCCAACCACAGGAAGAAAACATCAGTCAGAGCATTATAGGAAAAGGATTAGCTGAAAAAATTGTACATAAAGAAAGGCCTTTAACTCAGTCCCTATGTGGTATGAACAtgaggcaaaacaaaacaaaaatttcccctagctttttaacTCATAGGCCAGAATTAATACATCCGAATGAGTGTTGCACCCTTCAAAGTAGTCACCTTGGGAGGGGATAGACTTATTTCAGAGATATTGGCATTATTTACCATGTATTTAGAGCTCTCCTTTGCCCTCAGAGTCTGATTaaaagtcagagaaggaaatcaaCTTTATCAGtttattgttttttgtcttatttttgctacagatctttgatttcatcagtAGAAGGAACTTCCAGTGTGGAAATTCCATCGATTGTCATTGACTGgcaatttatttctaatttctattcTTAAAGAATGAAACACTGAGAACTTAACCTCCTTACCAGTGCTCATACCCGATGTGAACTAAGGTCTTTTCATTCCAAGTCTATCTCTACCCATTAGGACATTGccttttcattgctttttttttttcccccaaggcccttcctttttattttttaactcaaaACAGAAACTCCTGTTTGACTTAATTCATCAACTTTGACTCTGAATTCCATTTGGTCATCCCCCCTATCAAATCCATACTCAAAGGACAATGTGCTACTATAAATGACTATGCTACTGACAATCATGTCCCCAGGTATTTCCAAAAAAGACCCTAGAGTTGGAATTTGGTTAGCATAGCTAACCAAAGAGAGACCTTGAAGGGAATATTAGTATTGTGTTCATATCTGAAGTGCTGTCATGTGGAACTAAGATGAGACATTTTACTTAGTCCAAGGTCAAGGATCAATGTGTGGGATCTTTGAGGTGCCAGATTTTAGCTTATCACAAGGAAGAACTTACTAACCAGAACTGTTCAACAATGGAATGGACAGCCTTGGAGGATTTTAAGCTCCCTGTCACTAGAGATGGTTAAGCAGCTCTTGTCAGGGATAATAATTATTACTCTTGTGTAAAGCTTCAAGGTTTGTTAAGTGCTTTTAATGCAGCAGGGATTCATTCTTCCTTCCGAGAAGGTTTGGCCTGGATACCATCCCTTCCAATTCCGAAATgttgtgattctatgattctctacttgaagaaaacaaaatattgtcatatgtaaagttctgatatgtttttttaaaaaaaattgagtctaATACTTAGGATGGTAATACACTCAATATGTGGCAGACACACTTTCTCATTAATTCAGATTCCTAGGAAGAGACCCCAAGGTCACCTAATCTAACCTTCTCATtgtgttgttcagttatttcagttgtgtccaactctttgtgaccccatttaaggttttcttggcaaaaatataggAGGattaatcatttccttttccagctcatttgacagatagaGAAACGatggcaaacaggataaagtgatgTCCCtggagtcacacatctagtaagtgtctgaagtcaaatttgaactcagtcctcctgattctaggcccactGCTCCATCCACTATACTAGGTAGCTGCTCCCCCTTCTCACTTTATAGGAGAGAAGACTGAGGATCAGGGAAATTAATGACTTGTCAAGTGTCCCACAGGTAATAAACATCAGAGGGGGATTTTGAATCCAATCCTGCTAACTCCGATGTCAAtgctttttccattatatttaataaatggtgcAATCATGTGGTCAGTAATCTGTCTGCTTTGACATTACTATCCACATGATTTTTCCCAACTGTTTTGAAAACTGATAGCACACTCATGTTTGCTGATGGTTCTGGTGAATGATGGTCTCAGAAATGAAGCTGATTCAAAATATGGGATGGGCAGGTTTGAtctgaaattgttttaaaaatcttattataaAAAGTGCTAAAAAACCAATATGCTTCATTGTCTGAATGGTACAAATAGTACTGATATTTTTTGTAAGACAAAAATTCCTGTTGTTTTATAATTGCTGTTTGGGTATttttgaggcagagttaagtaacttgcccaggatcatactaaatgtctgaggttggatttgaactcaggtcttcctgattctatacccagcattctatccattgtgccatcttaGCTGTCCCTTCTTCatagttttaacatttttttctaatagtttatgggttttttttctgACCTATCATGAAAATGAGAACAGAAAAtaagagaggcagcatggtatgtGAGACAGAAATTGAGCCTTGGAATCCCAAAGATCTGAGTGCAAGTCCTCCTGACACATAATGGTTGTGAAATCTTAATCTAATCTCTCATTTTCCCTGGTaaatctctaagattataaatcaaAGGAAAGACATAGATCTAGATTGAGAGCAGGCGTTCCTCCCTGGATACCCCTTGTACTAGATCTGATAAAAGACATAGAAAtatggaaaggaataaagaataaaaataaatatggaaaaaatacagGGATCTAGTCCCCAAAATTTGTCCTGGCCATGGTTAAAGCAGCCTTCTCAGTGGCTGCTACTGGGTTTTTTGTAGCTGGTTCAGAAGATTAGGTTATCCTCTCAGAACCCCAGTGAGAGACTGAGATGTCCTCAGTGGTACAACCCTGAGCAAATCTggggtctcaatttcttcctctgaataaGATGCCATCCTAAGTTCTTGTGAATAATAACTTTCTAACCCTCTGCAGCTTGAGctctgttttttgcctttctttgtatcctgaaGGCTTAACACTGTGTGTGGCACATAGGTGCTGAATCAGTGCTGGGTGACTGACTGACCCTCCCCAACTCCTCCCCCACGTCCTCCTCACTCCTctgcctttcctcctcccccaccccagtaGTCCCCAGCCTCTGGGAGCACACCTGGTGAATCGAACCTCACAGATGTTACACATGTACGGCTTCTCCCCCGTGTGCGTCCTCATGTGCCGGGGCAGCTTCCCTGCCCCCATGATGATCTTATGGCAGATGGGGCACTGCTGGGATGCCTTGGGCTTCAGCTTCCGTTCCTCCGCCAGGGGCCATGGGGGAAAGATGCTACCTAGATGGGTGGCACTCAGGAAGTTGAGATAAGCGCCATAGTCGGTCTCAGCCTTTATGGGTCCCAGGGGTCCCCCAGGGAGGTCAGCAAACACATCCTTGAAGAAGTCCCCAGGGAAGGGGGCTGGTGGTGGTGGGGGAagctcctccttctcctcttccttgaTCTTCCGTTTTTTGATGACCAGGTCTAGAGGCCCATTGTCCATGGGCTGTTCAGGCAGTTGAGCAAAGGCACCAAAATCTCCAGGCCAGAGGTGCGGAAAGAAGCCCGGGGGAAAGGGCGATAAGGCAGGCCTTCTGTCAGGGATGTTGGCTTTGGGGTAGAGGTTTTCTCTCAGTAAAGACTCGATGGAAAAATCGCGGATGACTCCCAGATGACCAGGGCTGCCATTAGCCTGGAAAGGGTTGGAAAAATCCCTGGGGGTGTCTGCATAGGCCTTCTCCGTGAGGTGGTCTGTCCTAGAAGGGCTTTGGTGGCAGCTGATATCCTGGGCATCAGGCAAGTTTTCCTGATCAGCAAAATCCTCTGcctcatcatcctcatcctcatcttcttcatcttcttcctcctcctcatcctcctcatcctcctcatcCTCGTCATCATCGTCCTCCTTGTCatcctcctcttccccatcccctccagGCTCCATGATCTCCAGGCACACGTTAACAATGCACTGGATCTCTAGTAATTTGGCGGCATTCAAGATGTGTTTGACATTGGAGGCTGTGATTGTGAGGGTGGATGTATAAGCAAACTCCAGAATGGCAGCCAGTGCCTCTGGCTGAACAAAATCAATCTCATAGACATAAGGCTGGTCAGCCAAAGTGCCTGCTGTGAAGAGCTTCTTGAAGTACTTGCTGCAGGCAGCCAGGACTGACCGGTGGGTGCGGTACTCCTGCTCCTGGACCACCAGCAGGACGTCACAGAGTAAGCCATCATGGCGCTGTTCATTCAGGCTACACAGGACTTCGCTGCTGTGGTTGGGGAAGGGAATGCCGATCAGTTCATCAATGCCATTGGCCATGTTCTCATCTGGAGCCCTGCAGAGACACAAGGCAGGCGTTAGGGACTAGGAAACAGtcatccataataataataataaaccccATGAGATCTGAGATTAAGGGTGCTCTGGTTATCCCCCCATCCAGAGGTGTCAAATGTGTGGTCTATAATGCAAAACTCCGGAGTGCAcgagattaaaatgtaattgggaaaggTTTAAtcagataaaattttaataaatagatGTTTACAATAGACAATGTTACTGTgacattttttggtttttgtttgtttttactgaggcacttgggactaagtgacttgcccagggtcacacagctaggaagtgttaagtgtctcagatcacatttgaactcaggtcctcctgacttcagggctggtgctgtatccactgcgccaaccAGCTGTCCCTACTATGAagctttctaagtcaatatgcccACAATGGATCCTTGTGTATGGTGTAgagttttgtttctgtttcacTTTGATACCACTAAGTCATGATAGTAAACTCAttcttgtttctataattttattcatGTTCTCTCTCATCAATTCAATTCAGCTAGGTTTCACTTAaagtaattcaacaaatatttagtgtTTACTGTGCAGGAGTACCAATATTGGATACTGAATGAgataaaatacttaagaaaacactttattcctgccttcaaggagactACAATTTACACATAAACCATCAATATTGCGATCCAGAATATATTCCATGATTAAGTGTGCCAAagttacaaattaaaatattacgatgaaaacaaaatattattataagataaaatattaaaatagtattatacaaattaaaatatattataatataaaatattataatttgtataaaataaaaattaaaatattaaaacctaAAATATAGGTTTGAGGGAGAAAGCTATTCCTTTCAGAATGTATCTAGAAGTCTATGTGCAATGTGATTTCTCCCTATTAATCCATTAGTTTATCCAAATCTCATCTACTCCTCAAGACATAATCCATCCCACCTTATCCATGATGTCTTGGTATCTCATCCCCAAACATTGATTTCTCCATTCTTTGAACCCTGGGACTTACTATCTATACACACTGACCTTTTACCATATGTTGCCTTATGTTGATCTACATCCTGCCTATTCAACTAGACCATAAATGCTTTGAGAGGAAGTTTTATGctctatatttctttatattctcagaagTTAGAACAGGAAAAAGCAAATATGACATTCAAAAAATACTACTTGTGGATTACTTAATATGTTTGTTTCTGGCAAACTTCTAGAGAACATTATTATAAGGATGCCAATTTAATCTGTCAAAAAGGAAATGGTGATCATAGAGTATCAGCATGACTTCCAAGAATGGAATACACtaactcacttctttttttccccttgtatccTATTTCTATGTTTTAGCCTCCACTTTCATCTTACAACTCTAGCTTTGCTCTGGATCTTGGATTTCTGACTGATGAATATTTACCCCAACTAGCCTAACTTACACCCACCATACTACTCCTGCTACAcccttcctttccatctctctgtctggAAACAGTAATCACATTAAGACTACcaggcctaaaaaaaaaaaaaaaaaaaaaaaaaaaaaagtctaaatcaGTTGCTCTTTGACTTCATTCAccaattttctgaattcttttcccaaaatacCATTCTCTGGCTACAACTTCTCTATGTAGGTTATCCTCTATTATACTATAAAATCCTTGGCAGCACAAATAatcttgggtttttgttttttttctatttgcagcCCCagtacttagcccagtgcctggtatatatagtaagcttaataaatgctttttccttcaTTCACCAGGGAAACACTGTAAATATAGATTAGCAAGATTTTAGCAAGGCATTTGTCAAATTATCTCACCCTATGCTTATGGGAATGATAGTAAGATGTCAGCTAGATTATGGTGCAATTAAGTAGACTTAAAACTGTTTGAAAGGTAATACAAAGTATACTTATTAACAATTTAATATTAACTTTGAAGGAGGTCTCTGTTGGAGTGCTCCAGAAATCTGTGCCTGGCCTTcaagctataaacatttttatcaatgacatgGATAAAGGTATAAATGAACTACAAGATTAatatgatgctgagtgaagcaagcagaaccaggaaaacatagtACATAGAATAACAGGATTTTGCAATAATTCACTGtcatagacttggttcttctcagcagttcagtaaggcaatcccaataaactttggatggaaaattacATTGGCAACCAAAAAGAGAATTATGCAGACTAATATAGATTggcacatactattttcacctttttttttccttttttttgggggggggattttttcttttgttctgatttttctgtcccaatatgactcatatggaaatatgtaaaaaaaaatgaatgtacatataaccttttccctcaaaaaaatcccaaataaataaaagcttacTGACTGGTTAGATGTGGAATACTCTGTTCTGCTCAGACTACATCTAGGGTTTATATTCAGTTCTGGGTACTATATTTTACAAGGGGTATTAACCAACTAAAGCAGATGACTAGAGTAAAGGGATCATGCTACAAGGTGATTACTTAAAGGAAGTAGGGATGTTTAACAAGGATTAGAAGTTTACATAATAGATGTCTTTAAGAATTTTTAAGTTCCCATCTggaagaaggattataattggACCATTTGGTTCCAgaggaaaaacaagaataatgGGAAAGCTTGCAGAGGGGCAGATTTAATCTTCAGATATGACAAAACTTTCTAACCACTTGGGCCCTCTCAAAAATGGAATGGGCAACCTTGGGGAAAGTGGATTCCTTGCTACCAGAGGCCTAAGGCTAAATGAACACTATAGTGGCAAATTATGGAAAGGGTTTTTGGTTGGGTGTGAATTGTAATAGATGGTCCCCAATATCCTTTCTAACTTTCTAACTCAGAAATTCTGTGACTTATAGAAACAACAACTTATAGAAACAacagtaaaaaaggaaagatagaagaaaaaaaccaagacATAATCACCCTCTAGGGAGCAGCTGTTGCATTATAAAGTGGAAAATTACTATGTAAAAAGAAAACCCCAGTtaactattaatataatattaattatatctcTTTAACATGTTTGTACTTGTCCCCTTCTCTAAACTCCTACCACTGCCAGGTTGTCCTAACCTCTCTTTTGGACAATTATAATAAGCTTCTAATTAGTTTCTCAGCATCCAGACTCTTCCCTCTCAAAATAACCCGCTATATATCTGCCCAATCGACATCTAGAGTTGTAGATCAATATTCAGATCAAGAAACTTCAGTAAATACCTATTGTCTTATTAGTGTGTACTTCCCTTCATACTACATGTTGCATGAGCCTTTCTCACATACCCAGAATGCCTTCCCACCTCTCCTCAACTTCTTGGAAAGtttagtttccttcaagattcagctcaagtgATACTGTCTTCAAGAgacttttccttatttcctctaTTGTTAGTACCCTTCATCACTAAtgctttggaattattttgtataGTATCTTTCATCCTTAAtgctttggaattattttgtatatattctgaaCATTTTGTATTCCCACAATAGAAAGTAAGCTATTGGAGAGTAGATACTATCTGATCTCAGAGCCTGGTACCTAGAAGATTGTTGTTTTTAGAAGAGGGTTATGATATCAGGGAAGGGCTGTGctagatcacctgcctcactctcccctccagagccatccgGGTCCAATGGTCAGGATGACAGGAGATGGGCCTCAGGTATttcacaaatgtttgttgaactgattGGTTCTAACCTTAAATCCAAGACTTTTTGTTATACCAAAGTTGCCTCAAGGATGCGCAAAAACTAGACATAAATCATCCTCAGTATTCAAGTCAATGCCCTTGTCTCCTTCTTTACTATGCCATgctcctttgtgtgtgtgtgtgtgtgtcccattCATTGACCCTGGCAGAGGACCCAGCCCTAACAGAGCTATTCTCATTCTtgtgagaaaatgaaaataaaacaaaaccagaacAGCCCACACCCCAAAGGGAAGGGCACCATTTGCAGATTCCCACACTTTTATCTCTGAGATATTTCCTCCCTCAAAGTGTGTGAATGAGGAGTGCCAGGTCTTTGATATGTACCCTGGGAGCTGGACCTCTCTCTGGCTGCTGCTCTAGTAAGGTTAAGGGTTTTTAAGGGCCCCAGACTTCTCTTTCCATGTCAACTCCCTGGTCCTGCTTTACCTCAGGTTGTGACATCCTTCTTGAGGCAATAAATTAACAAActcatccaggatcacatagctagtaagtgtctgagccaggatctgaattcaggtcttcatgcTTCCAAATCAAGTGTTCTGTGCATTAAACTACAATTCTAGACTGCTTGGCAGAGTTTCCAGGATTGGGTATCAACTGTTCCTCACTGGATTagcaaaaatatattacaaacaagaagctatataaatgctagttattattattgttataattattattatatctcaaAAGTTCATGCAACTCTCTAGCTATAAGGCAGATCCTTCTAAGAGAGGTCCCACCCAACATATTCTTTGCTTAGAAGACTAGACTTCTTCAGCATTTCCTTGAAGAGCTCAGACTCATTCCAGATAGTAAGGGGAGGGGAGACAAAGTATGAACCTGTCCTACTACTCTCGCTTTGCTTTCTGACCCCGGGGCTtctaaggatttaaaaaataatttaatttacttatttatttattttaacttatgcatttcaaaggattttaaaatttagaactggaaagtaatagctaacatttctacaATGTGTACTGAGAGCTAGACactgttttaaatgttttataattattatcttacttgattctcacaacactCCTGGAAGGTGCcattgttatctctattttacagatgagaaaattgaggttagatgacttgctgagggtcactgggaaataagcattcattaaattcaagtcttcctgactctagcactctatccataatgccacctagctgtcatCATTTAGCTGAACTCTTGAGGTCCAGGGCAGAGAAATGATGCCCCAAGCTCACAAAAGCAGTGACGAGAATAAACAGGAATGAGGTTCAGATCTTCTGGGTATGATCTAGCTCTCTTTCTCCTACTGTGAGAAATAACTCCATTGGATTTTGGGAGGAATGAAGTTAAAAGTCTTTAATTACCCAACTACAGAAATGGGTACCCTAGGAacacttggaaaaaaaatagacatgtCCTTTTTAAACATGAAATTCAAATACCCCTGATTCCCCATTGGCTGAGTACCACAGCAGTCACAACCTAATTCCCCCCAAATGTAAATCTCCACTGTT
This sequence is a window from Sminthopsis crassicaudata isolate SCR6 chromosome 1, ASM4859323v1, whole genome shotgun sequence. Protein-coding genes within it:
- the ZBTB7C gene encoding zinc finger and BTB domain-containing protein 7C — its product is MANGIDELIGIPFPNHSSEVLCSLNEQRHDGLLCDVLLVVQEQEYRTHRSVLAACSKYFKKLFTAGTLADQPYVYEIDFVQPEALAAILEFAYTSTLTITASNVKHILNAAKLLEIQCIVNVCLEIMEPGGDGEEEDDKEDDDDEDEEDEEDEEEEEDEEDEDEDDEAEDFADQENLPDAQDISCHQSPSRTDHLTEKAYADTPRDFSNPFQANGSPGHLGVIRDFSIESLLRENLYPKANIPDRRPALSPFPPGFFPHLWPGDFGAFAQLPEQPMDNGPLDLVIKKRKIKEEEKEELPPPPPAPFPGDFFKDVFADLPGGPLGPIKAETDYGAYLNFLSATHLGSIFPPWPLAEERKLKPKASQQCPICHKIIMGAGKLPRHMRTHTGEKPYMCNICEVRFTRQDKLKIHMRKHTGERPYLCIHCNAKFVHNYDLKNHMRIHTGVRPYQCEFCYKSFTRSDHLHRHIKRQSCRISRPRRGRKPAAWRAASLLFGPTPPTEEKAFMVPPTLGEIGGHLSGGAMCLPGPSPPKHYLGAPKGTLSLQELERQFEETQMKLFGRAQLEAERNAGGLFAFALAENMAARPYFPLPDPWSAGLAGLTGLAGLNHMASMSEANN